From the Paenibacillus tianjinensis genome, the window CAGTCCGACCCAGTAACCGTAAGCCCCCATATCCGTATAGGTAGCCAGCAGATAGCCGGTAGGGAGTCCAATAACCCAGTATGCCGCGAAGCAGATGATAAACGCCGGGTTGACATCCTTATAGCCTCTGAGCACCCCTTGGGTAGGCGTAGCAATAGCATCTGATATTTGGAAAAAGATTGCATAGATCAGGAAATGTTGAATGAGTGTGATCACCTCAGATTCATCCGAGTACAATCTTGCAACAGAATTGCCGGCGAACAGCAGGACCAGAGCTGTCAAAAGCGAAAGTGCCGCCGCGGAACCGATGCCCATGATGCTGTACTGGCGGGCATCCTTCAATCTGCCTGATCCGCTCTCAAATCCGACGAGAATCGTTAGGCTCATGCAAATACTAAGCGGAATCATATAGAGAGTGGACGCAAAGTTGATAGCCGCCTGATGCGCTGCGATCGTCACCGTATCGAAGCGGCTCATTAGCAGCGTCACCGCCGAGAATACAGCCGTCTCAAAAAAGATGGAAAAGCCGATCGGTACGCCTATCTTAAGCAGTTCTTTAAAGCTGGATAACGACACGGAGTAGAACTTGCGGAACAGCTGAAGGCTCTTGAACGGCTCAAACCGGTAGATGAAGGACAGGGCAATCCCAAAAATCACCCAGTAGGTAATCGCAGAAGCTACCCCTGCGCCTACACCACCGAGCCGGGGAAATCCGAAGTTCCCGAAAATCAGCAAATAGTTCAGACCGACATTGACCGGAAGGGCGATTAAGGTAATCAGCATCGAGATGCGGGTCTGGCCCAAGGCATCGATACAGCTGCGCAATACCGTATAACCGAACAGCGGAATAATACCGAACGAAATCGCACAAAGGAACCGGAAAGCAATGTTACGCACCTGCGGCTCCAAATTCATGAAATTCAGCACCGGAGACAGAATCAGGCTGCCGATGGATAGCACCAGAACAGAAATGAACAGGGAAAGCCACATGCCCTGGGTAACCTGGTAGGCCACATCCTTATTCTTTTTGCTGCCGAGCAGATGGGAGACGATGGGGGTAATACCCATTAGAATACCGCTAAGACCGGTTTGAATCGGAATCCACAGGCTGGTGCCGATCGCAACACCGGCCAGATCATTTGTACCGAATTTACCGGACATGTTGGTGTCAAAGAAGGTAATGGAAGATAAAGCAATTTGTGTGATTAGAATCGGAAAAAGGATATGCAGAAACTGTCCTGCCTTTTGTTTGAGCGAATAGGTTTGTTTCATTGATAAATGCCTCGTTATCTATAATTTGAAATGATCTATAGCCCCAATAAAAGACCCGGCAGACGCCGGGTCCTTAATCAATAAGTTGAATTAATGAATGCTGTTTAATGAATCTGAATAATGGCTGGATGCTTTATTGTTCGTAATCTACACCTGAGGTATAACGGTTGTTGGCGTTCCAGAGCAGGTATTCATCCACATTCTGATCTTTTAGGGCACGGATCTGGTCTTCAACCTGTTGTTTGCCGTATTTCACATAATGACCGCTTCCCAGCCAGCTGGCGGTGAAGTCCTGAATCCAAGGCCGGATAACCGGTTTGTAGCTGCCCAGCGGGTCGAGCTTCTTATGCGTATCCACCATGGAGCCTTTGATGGTAGCGTACGGGTCTTTATCCGGATCTTTTACATCAAACCAGCCGGTGGAATAGTGGCTTGGATACACCATCGGGCTAATCACATCCACATTCTTGGAGATCTTCACGAAATCCTGGCCGATTCCTTCCGCAGCGGGTACAGAAGCCGCATAACCGAAAATATCAACGGATACTCTGACCCCTAGCGGAGCAAGCTCAGCTTTGGCATATTTGACGAAATCAGCAATAATCTCGACACGGGGTCTGTTACTCTTCGTGTATTTCAGAGTATCCGCTCGTTTTTCGAAGCCCTCAGGGAAGCGTACATAGTCAAATTGAATTTCTTTGAAGCCGAGTTTGACCGCTTCCTTAGCGATGTCCACGTTGTATTTCCATACCGCTTCATTATACGGATTTACGAAGCTGTCTCCACCTTTGTTCTTCCAGACACTGCCGTCAGTATTTACAAATGATAATTCCGGGTTTTTCTTAGCCAGCACGGAATCTTTGAACACAACAATCCGCGCTATCGGATATACTTCATGCTTTTGTAAGCGTGTCATAAGCTTGTTGATGTCGCCGATGAAGTTCTGGGGTTTGCCCATTTGCTGAAGCTCGGCGTTATCCGTTTTATATGTGATATATCCGGCATCGTCTTTGATATCGATGACCATGGAATTGAGCTCAGTTTTGTCAAGCAGGGCCAGCAGCTGTTCCATTCGTGAGCCTCCGGCGCTGTAAGCTGTTACATAGATACCTTTTACTTTTGGTGCATCCGGCTGGGGGTCAGCTTGAATTACATTTTCCGCAGCTCCCGGCGCAGCGCTTGGAGATGGAGCGGGTGATGAAGTGCCGCCTGTGGCGTTCTGTGTAGGTGATCCGGTGTGCTCTGCGGTAATGGGTGGATTGACAGCGGACTGCAAGGCGGCTGCCACATCGGCGTCGTGCCCGTTATGCTGGACGCCGACGCCCCCCAGAGCCATCATGAGTAATGCCCAGGTGATGTTCATTGTGTTTTTCTCTCCCTTTATGTACATTCCTTTAAAGTATAATGGAACGGCTGCTTCCAAAAAGAACAGACTTGTAACAATCCCTGTAATTTTTGGGTGCATAAAATTTACCGTTCCCTGTGTTTATAAACGGGATGTTCAGTTTTTAAACCTCCACATTAAAAAGTAAATGCCGCTCAGAGCGGCACTGGGCCGGACTCAAAGCGGCAACTATGAAGACTTGCCATCAAGCGGTTTTGCTTATTGAAGATACGCAGGATTCTGATGCTCGCAAATGCTGTAATGGATGATATCCATGGCATCCGCCGGTTCCAGAATACTCAGGCCGTCGCGCAGCACGATTACGGAATTCAATTCGTTCTGCTTGAGAAAGGGCATCATATCAGGATACCACCTCATGACGATTGCTGACAGTTTTACCGTTTCCATTTCCACAAAAATCACCCTTTCCTTTTTCGAATGGTACTGAACTTAAATTCAGGGTACATCCGTAAAGCGAAGTGCCTGGAAAAAAGAGGGGTAAAGCACAATCTTCATGAAATTGTTAGGTCCTGCGTGAGTCTAATATATCACAATTTTAAAGTATGCGCATTTCTTTCAATTTGATCTTTTACGGAATGAACCCATGACACCAACTGTTTCCACGATATTCACGAAGGCCTGGGGATCGCTGGTTTTAATGATACGTTTGAGCTCTGCGAGTTCGTAACGTGTTGTCACTGTCATTAGCATATCCCGTTCAACATGAGAATAAGCACCTTCTGTTTTGATCTTGGTCACGCCGCGCTGCAGCGGGAGAAGCTGCTGAAGCAGCTCGTCGGTCCGCGTTGTTACAATATATACAGTGACCTTGATATGGCTGATATGGATCAGATCTACAACTTTGCCGGTGACATAGATAGAAACCATGGAAGCAAGCGCCAGGTTCCAATTGTTGTCAAAATAAGCTGCGGCCAAAATGACGAGACCATTCAAGCCGACCAGTACGCTCCCGATTGGAAAGTCGCGATAACGGGTAATGATGGAACCGAGGATATCAAATCCGCCGGAGGATCCGCCCATACGGAAGGAGATACCCGCACCAACGCCTACTAGCACTCCCCCGAAAACGGAAGCCAGCAGCATATCCGAAGCTACAGTCACTGTTGGAATCAGCGCCATCAGCCAGGTAGTTGCAACTACGGACAGGATACTAAGGATAATGAATCTGCGTCCCAACTGAAACCAGCCTGCAACGAGCAGCGGAACATTGAAGAGCAGATACATCAGACTGATGTTAAACGGGGTGAAATATCCCACTAACATAGCCAGTCCGGAAACCCCGCCGCTGAGCAGCCGGTGGGGCACCAAAAACAGATTAAAGCCGCATGCAATCATCGCAGAACCCAAGATGACGGCAAGGTAATTCCCGATTTGTCTTAGTCTTAACAAGCATGTTCACCTCTGACTTCTAATGTAAGTAATGAAAGAAAGGAATACACTGGTATTCCTAATTGGGTTTGTGATATAATGTATAGGATATTCTTGAGTAGAACGTTACAATGGTATTTTTGCATTGCTTCGGATGTGAAGCTACAATTGTTCAGGCCGTTAGAGACCTGATCTTAGGACATCTTTTCGTCCCAATACGCGTAAACCATGCAGAAATTACGGCATGATTGGACAGCCTATAAATGTGTTTACCGCTACTTAAGAATACAGACAAGCATGTGGAATGTCCACTGTATAGAAGGAGCATGAATAATTTGAAAACATTCGCAGAATTCGGCTTGGAGCCAAAAGTGCTACAAGCAATCACAGAGCTAGGATTTGAGGAAGCAACACCGATTCAGGAGCAGGCGATTCCCATCGCACTGACAGGAGCAGATATGATCGGTCAGGCCCAGACGGGTACAGGTAAAACAGCTGCTTTCGGTATTCCTCTTATTTCCAAGATCGCCCGTGAAGATGAAAAGATCCTGGCGCTTATTATGACGCCAACCCGTGAGCTGGCCATTCAGGTTGCAGAAGAAATCGGCAAACTGACCCGCTTCAAAGGACTTCGTTCGCTGGCAATTTACGGCGGACAGGATATCGGTCGTCAAATCCGCGGACTGAAGAAAAAACCGCAAATTATTATTGGTACTCCAGGCCGTTTGCTTGACCACATTAACCGTAAGACCATCCGTCTGGATGATGTTCAGACCATCGTGCTGGATGAAGCTGATGAAATGCTGGATATGGGCTTCATGGAAGATATCCAATCCATCCTCAAGCTTGTTCCGGAAGAACGCCAAACTATGCTGTTCTCAGCTACAATGCCTCCCAACATTCAACGCCTTGCCCAGCAGTTCCTGAAGAACCCGCAGCATGTTTCCGTAATTCCTAAGCAGATCAGTGCACCGCTGATCGATCAGGCTTACATTGAAGTGCCTGAGCGCCAGAAATTTGAAGCACTAAGCCGTCTGATTGATATGGAATCCCCTGAACTGGCAATCGTCTTCGGCCGTACCAAGCGCCGGGTTGACGAACTTGCTGAAGGTTTGCAGAAACGCGGTTACTCCGCGGACGGATTGCATGGCGACTTGTCCCAGAACCAGCGTGATGCGGTAATGCGCAAGTTCCGCGATGGCAGCATCGACGTTCTGGTAGCTACTGACGTAGCAGCACGCGGACTCGACGTATCCGGCGTAACGCATGTTATCAACTTTGACCTTCCGCAGGATCCGGAAAGCTATGTACACCGTATCGGCCGTACCGGACGCGCGGGTAAAGAAGGTACAGCATGGTCCTTCGTGACACCTCGCGAAATGGATCACCTGCATCTAATTGAGCGTGTTACACGCCACCGGATTACCCGTAAACCGCTGCCTACCATGGCTGAAGCCATTGAAGGTAAACAACGCATTACAGCAGAACGCCTGCTGGCAATGGTTGAAGCTGGAGAACTGAACGAATACAAAGGCATCGCCATTCAGCTTCTGGAACAATATGATTCTGTACAATTGCTGTCTGCAGCAATGAAGCTGCTTACCGGCGACAGTAAGGATGCACAGGTTGAATTGACTCCGGAAGATCCAATCCGCGCTAAACGCCGCGGCGGCAAGAACGATATTCGCAGCGGACGCAAGCCTAGCGGCGGCTATGGCGGTAACCGTACCGGCTCCGGCAGCGGCGGCGGATACCGCGGCAACCGTGACGGCGGCAGCAGCTATGGCGGCGGCTATAAAGGTAACCGTGACAGCAGCACCGGCAGCAGCACCCGCGGTGGATACAGCAGCGGCTACGGCGGCAATAGCAGCACCGGCGGCTACAAGGGCAACCGTGATGATGCAGGTCGCAGCGCAGACCGCAAGCCACAGTCACGTCCAAGCAGCACAGGTGCACGTCCGGCTAAACGCGAAGATTACGATATCTAAGCAGCATGCTTTGGTAATACAGAAGAAGACGAGAGACCGTTTAGCGGCTCTCGTCTTCTTTTTGGTGCGGATATGAAGAGTAGTGTTAAATGCTCCGGATGTTAGACTACAAAAGTACGGGTGATGATTACAAGCAGAATGAACAAAACGAGAATAGTACCAGTAGAAGTCCAGAGGCCGTAGCCGACAGGTGTGGACATGAGGTCAACCTCCTTTAGAATGGGGTGGAATTAAGGTTACGATCCTAATATATGGACGAATCGGCGGGGATGCTTAGACTCTAACCCAGATTCCTGGGATTGGGCGCTGGAAAAGTTCCGGGCAAAAAGGTATAGTTAAGATACGCAGTATGCGCGAGACAGACAGGAGGAAGGGAATTGGAGTTTAAGGGAGCTATGGGCGGTTTATACCGCATCACGGAATGGATTTCACGGATTGCTTTCAGTAATATTTTATGGGCAATTTGTTCGATTCCATTTCTGTTTATGGCAGTTATGAAAATGATTATGTTAGGTTCGGGTGCAGGTGGACCGAATGAACAGATTACACTGAACTGGACGCTGGGGATTCTGGCT encodes:
- a CDS encoding MATE family efflux transporter produces the protein MKQTYSLKQKAGQFLHILFPILITQIALSSITFFDTNMSGKFGTNDLAGVAIGTSLWIPIQTGLSGILMGITPIVSHLLGSKKNKDVAYQVTQGMWLSLFISVLVLSIGSLILSPVLNFMNLEPQVRNIAFRFLCAISFGIIPLFGYTVLRSCIDALGQTRISMLITLIALPVNVGLNYLLIFGNFGFPRLGGVGAGVASAITYWVIFGIALSFIYRFEPFKSLQLFRKFYSVSLSSFKELLKIGVPIGFSIFFETAVFSAVTLLMSRFDTVTIAAHQAAINFASTLYMIPLSICMSLTILVGFESGSGRLKDARQYSIMGIGSAAALSLLTALVLLFAGNSVARLYSDESEVITLIQHFLIYAIFFQISDAIATPTQGVLRGYKDVNPAFIICFAAYWVIGLPTGYLLATYTDMGAYGYWVGLITGLAIGAILLLSRLVKVQRSFTVQSVDMTG
- a CDS encoding putative glycoside hydrolase, with the protein product MNITWALLMMALGGVGVQHNGHDADVAAALQSAVNPPITAEHTGSPTQNATGGTSSPAPSPSAAPGAAENVIQADPQPDAPKVKGIYVTAYSAGGSRMEQLLALLDKTELNSMVIDIKDDAGYITYKTDNAELQQMGKPQNFIGDINKLMTRLQKHEVYPIARIVVFKDSVLAKKNPELSFVNTDGSVWKNKGGDSFVNPYNEAVWKYNVDIAKEAVKLGFKEIQFDYVRFPEGFEKRADTLKYTKSNRPRVEIIADFVKYAKAELAPLGVRVSVDIFGYAASVPAAEGIGQDFVKISKNVDVISPMVYPSHYSTGWFDVKDPDKDPYATIKGSMVDTHKKLDPLGSYKPVIRPWIQDFTASWLGSGHYVKYGKQQVEDQIRALKDQNVDEYLLWNANNRYTSGVDYEQ
- a CDS encoding YitT family protein; the protein is MLRLRQIGNYLAVILGSAMIACGFNLFLVPHRLLSGGVSGLAMLVGYFTPFNISLMYLLFNVPLLVAGWFQLGRRFIILSILSVVATTWLMALIPTVTVASDMLLASVFGGVLVGVGAGISFRMGGSSGGFDILGSIITRYRDFPIGSVLVGLNGLVILAAAYFDNNWNLALASMVSIYVTGKVVDLIHISHIKVTVYIVTTRTDELLQQLLPLQRGVTKIKTEGAYSHVERDMLMTVTTRYELAELKRIIKTSDPQAFVNIVETVGVMGSFRKRSN
- a CDS encoding DEAD/DEAH box helicase; this translates as MKTFAEFGLEPKVLQAITELGFEEATPIQEQAIPIALTGADMIGQAQTGTGKTAAFGIPLISKIAREDEKILALIMTPTRELAIQVAEEIGKLTRFKGLRSLAIYGGQDIGRQIRGLKKKPQIIIGTPGRLLDHINRKTIRLDDVQTIVLDEADEMLDMGFMEDIQSILKLVPEERQTMLFSATMPPNIQRLAQQFLKNPQHVSVIPKQISAPLIDQAYIEVPERQKFEALSRLIDMESPELAIVFGRTKRRVDELAEGLQKRGYSADGLHGDLSQNQRDAVMRKFRDGSIDVLVATDVAARGLDVSGVTHVINFDLPQDPESYVHRIGRTGRAGKEGTAWSFVTPREMDHLHLIERVTRHRITRKPLPTMAEAIEGKQRITAERLLAMVEAGELNEYKGIAIQLLEQYDSVQLLSAAMKLLTGDSKDAQVELTPEDPIRAKRRGGKNDIRSGRKPSGGYGGNRTGSGSGGGYRGNRDGGSSYGGGYKGNRDSSTGSSTRGGYSSGYGGNSSTGGYKGNRDDAGRSADRKPQSRPSSTGARPAKREDYDI
- a CDS encoding YjcZ family sporulation protein; its protein translation is MSTPVGYGLWTSTGTILVLFILLVIITRTFVV